GGCGACGTTTCATATTGCCTTCACTTTTCTTCTACATCCTCCTCCGCCGCCGCCAGATTGGCATTACTTGATTTTCTTAATGCCAGCATCTCCCTGAGCTCCATTTGGGAGGTATTCTCGGCGGCTGATCCGAGATTCGATGCGTTGGCTCGCCATTTTGAGGGGGCTCGAGTTCTCAGGCAAGACCCACTTGAATGTTTGATTCAGTTTTTGTGTTCttccaataataatattggGAGAATCACCAAAATGGTGGATTACATCTCATCACTTGGGAATTATTTGGGTAATGTTGGAGGTTTTGATTTCTATGAATTCCCTTCTTTGGAGAGGCTGTCCTTGGTCTCTGAGGCTGAGCTTAGAGAGGCAGGCTTTGGTTACAGGTTAATCTCTCTATTTCATTAGCTCTATCTGTGAGGATGGGGACGCTTCCCACATTGTAGGAAGGAAAATACCTATGAGTCTATGACTATGAGATGTTATAGGACATTAAAGTGAAACCAAAAGTACAACTTATGTTAGCTTAGGCTAAATGTagaaaatatcatttcatCAGGATAAATAAGAGAGCTCCATTGTGCTAACACCATCATCAATCTTAAAAATTCCTTTTTGATTTTCTGCTTTTGGTTGTTTTCTCGCatattttatgaactttttctCATTACTTCAGACTTCAGAGCACATTGGATTTCTGAGCCAAAGTTTCACAACCAAAAACATTAGGGATTTGTtaaccatttgtttttttaaacctatttcctctcaatttcttatgtttttcatatatttaagttaaaaagttgaagtttAAGCCAAATTCGGAAAACAGaaaccaatttttaaaaccttctttctttagttttcaaaacatggcttgatttttgaaaatattggtaGGTAGtagataataaattaagaaaccTATAGGTTttcttaagttttaaaattttggcttCGTAACAATGCAAGGAACCTATACAGTTAGGCATAGTGTATATAAGCTTAGttttttaatacataaaactaaaaacaaaatgattattgaACAGGCAGTATGCTGTATGGATGGTTTTATTGATAGCTTAATGTGAATAAGCAGGGCTAAATACATAATTGGCGCTGTGAATGCACTAAAAGCAAAACCTGTTGGAGGTGCAGAATGGCTTCTGTCCCTTCGTGATTCGGATCTTGAAGAGGTGATCGAAGCCCTTTCTACTTTACCGGGCGTGGGTCCAAAGGTAGCAGCTTGTGTTGCCCTCTTCTCTCTCGACCAGCACCACGCCATTCCTGTTGACACACATGTCTGGCAGGTAGTATCTCCTTTTTCatgtgaattaaaattatttaagtttcaTTCTTATAAACCCAAGGGGCTTTGCTTGTCTGCAATTGAGAACTTTAATCCTTCTCCTCTGTGGGGGCTGAAAAGAGGAAAGATATTGCTTACTGGGAGAAGTTTGTGTTCAAATAAATAGAAGTGAACATAGATTTGGGGTTGTAGGCTTTATCGGATTAGTTTTAGTTATGTcgattttggttttgttggaAGTTGATGTAAGgcttttttcttgtttgggATGAAAAGATTGCTACAAGGTACCTTGTTCCTGAGCTTGCTGGTGCACGCCTAACACCAAAGCTTTGCAATCGTGTGGCTGAGGC
This DNA window, taken from Cucumis sativus cultivar 9930 chromosome 6, Cucumber_9930_V3, whole genome shotgun sequence, encodes the following:
- the LOC101219118 gene encoding N-glycosylase/DNA lyase OGG1; translated protein: MPSLSFKPLLLMTKRLKPTPPSTPSTKPSPPPPSPPTPQLSHSKPTTVSLHHSSKNPNKTLPLLKSPQSPSSSNWVSLNLTRSDLSLPLTFPTGQTFRWKQTNPFEFTGVVGSHLISLNHLPNGDVSYCLHFSSTSSSAAARLALLDFLNASISLSSIWEVFSAADPRFDALARHFEGARVLRQDPLECLIQFLCSSNNNIGRITKMVDYISSLGNYLGNVGGFDFYEFPSLERLSLVSEAELREAGFGYRAKYIIGAVNALKAKPVGGAEWLLSLRDSDLEEVIEALSTLPGVGPKVAACVALFSLDQHHAIPVDTHVWQIATRYLVPELAGARLTPKLCNRVAEAFVSKYGKYAGWAQTLLFIAELPQQKALLPANLENTKRKRSTKQQKDMAHAGNIDQCE